The genomic segment ATTTCCATGACGCAAGTCGAAGGAAACAATGATGTATTTTCAGTAAGTTACGATAAACTTATTGAAGATGTAAACGAGGGTTCTGTCATTCTTTTAGACGATGGTCTAATCCAATTAGAAGTTACTGGTAAAGACGTAGCACGAGGGTTAATTCATACACTAATTATTAATTCGGGGTCATTAAGCAATAATAAGGGCGTTAACATACCGGGTGTTTCAGTACAACTTCCTGGAATGACGGAAAAAGATGCAGAAGATATCCTGTTTGGTATTAGGGAAGGTGTCGACTTCATAGCTGCCTCATTCGTAAGACGGGCTTCCGATGTTATGGAAATCCGTGCCCTTCTTGAGAACAACAACGGCTCGAACCTGCAAATTATTCCGAAGATAGAAAACCAAGAAGGCGTCGACAATATCGATGAAATTTTGAATGTTTCAGATGGTCTTATGGTAGCACGTGGTGATCTGGGTGTAGAAATACCACCAGAAGAAGTACCACTTGTCCAGAAAAATTTGATTGAGAAGTGTAACCAGGCGGGTAAACCGGTTATCACGGCAACACAAATGCTTGATTCGATGCAGCGTAACCCGCGTCCTACACGTGCAGAAGCGAGCGATGTAGCGAATGCGATTTTTGACGGTACCGATGCAATTATGCTGTCAGGAGAGACGGCAGCAGGAATTTATCCAGTCGAATCAGTCCAAACGATGGATCGAATTGCGCTTACTACGGAAGCGGCCATCGATTATCGCTCTGTAGTGTCGACACGTCGACGAGAAAAACATGGTAATATGACTGAAGCGATTGGACAAGCTGCAGCATACACGGCTATCAACTTGAAAGTGAAGGCTGTCCTTGCCCCAACAGAAAGTGGTCACACAGCTAAAATGATTGCCAAATATCGTCCAGGTTGCCCAGTTATTGCGGTAACGTCATCTGAAATGTGTTCAAGAAAACTATCACTTATCTGGGGCGTCTACCCGATAGTTGGAAAAAAAGCTTCTTCGATTGATGAAATCTTGCAAGAGTCTGTAGAAGAGAGTGTTAAACATCAATATGTCGGACATGGTGATGTGGTTATCATTACAGCAGGTGTTCCAGTTGGTGAAGCGGGAACGACGAACTTGATGAAAATACATGTCATAGGTGATTTGCTTGCACGAGGACAAGGAATTGGCAAAGATGTAGCTTATGGTCGAACTGTTGTAGCCAAAAATGCAGCTGAAGCATTGGCGTATGATACAGAAGGAGCTATTCTTGTAACGAACGCATCTGATCGTGATATGATGCCTGCCATCGAGAAATGCGCAGGACTCATTACGGAAGAAGGCGGATTGACGAGTCATGGTGCAATTGTCGGACTCAGTTTAGGTATACCGATAATTGTCGGAGTTGAAAATGCTACCGAGCTTATCCAACATGGCAAGGAAATTACGATGGATGCTGAATCTGGCGTTATCTATAATGGACACGCGAGCGTTCTATAAAGTTAATCTTCAATCAGAGTGGGGGTTCTTCATCCCCCACTGATTGTTTAAAGAACTTAGGCTAAGTGTGCGTCACGTCCTGTGGCAAAACCTAAGTAACCAACAGGGAGGAATGAACTGCAATTCTTCCTCATTGGCCCTACCCATTCGGGATAAATAAGAAAAGGCTGCTTCCGAAATGCTCGGTAAGCAGCCTTTTTTAGGAGATGAATTTTGCATGAAATGGATAGTACTCACATTTATTGCTGTTCCGGCAGTTGAGCTTGCTTTACTAATTTATTCAGGGAAGACGCTAGGTCTATTGCCCACGATAGCTATTATCTTTATCACGGGGATAGGAGGGGCATATCTCGCCAAACGCCAAGGTATGAAGGCTTGGACTGAATTGAAAATGCGTATGACAGCTATGGAGACACCTGGAGATGCACTTATTGATAGTGTTTGTATCCTATTTGGGGGGCTTCTGCTAATCATGCCTGGTTTCATTACCGACTTAGTCGGCTTATTACTCCTTTTCAAAGGACCAAGAAATAGTATCAGACCATTTATTCAGAATTGGATTTATAATAAAATGAAAAAAGGACAAATTGTTATCCGGTAAATAAAGGATGCTGTCTGACTTTCAGTGCGGTAAAAAGTAAGAATGGTGTCAGTAGAATACCGGGTAATCCGAATAAATAGAAGGAAGAAGCCGTTATGAAAAAAGCATGAATTGGCTTTAGGTGGAAAGTGGATGCCCACATGTATGATTCGGCCATTTGTCTAGTTATCATGGTGAATAGATAGAGTAAAATAAGTGAGATACCTATATAAAAATTGTTTGTGTATAGGAAGAAAGCGGCCATGGGCAGTAGGAACAGGCCGATACCGAGGAATGGCAGACTATCTGCCAGCGAGATAAGAAAAGCGTTGCCAATGGGTGACTCGAACCGTAAAAGCAAGAACCCTATTGAGATAATACAGAATGTCAGGAAGAATAAGCGGGCTTCTACTGATACGAAAGTGCCGATAAGTTTACCGGATTTCGTAAACATACCTTTTGCTGGCAGGCGTATGGTGCTAGGGAAATAGACTAGAAACCAGTAGCGGTTTTTTCCGGATTCCCGTAAGGCAAAAAAATAAGCAACGAGGAAAATGAACAAACTGAATAACTGTTGAAAAACGGTACTGATGATTGTTAGGGTGTATTCTAAAAGCGCATGGCCATATTCTACAACTTTATCCTCGAGGAAAGTGAATAGCTTGCTAGGGATGTCGGTATTTTGTGTGAATGGGGCTATATGGCGTTCGACAGTTGGAACGGTGTCAATAAGCCCATGGATTGCGATGAAAGTGAACGCGCTAATTAAAAAAAGCATAAGTGTCATAACGAATAATGTTGCAATTGTAAGCGGAAGCTTGGTCATTGAGCGGACGGATGATAAGATAGGGGCAGTGAAGTAGGCGATAATGATAGCGATTGCCGCCGGGGGGACAGTGAACAGGATAATACCCGCCAAAAAAGCAGGCAACCATTTCATGAAAATTGATTGAAATGCTTGTTGCTTGTTCCGGTTTTCTGGCATTTTCCGTCCCCCTTTTTATAAAACTAAAAACAAAAACAAGCGTATCCATTCACAAAGATGACAATATTGATTATAATGGTCGTTGTAAGCGTTTTTAAGTAGCGAATTAGTATTAGCAGACTAGCTGTTCTTCTGTCTCCTTTTTGTAGATTGGACAGCTGTACTGAAAGAGGGAGCGATTTATATGACGTCAACCAAAGGGTTGGAAGGAGTCGTAGCGACACAGTCAGCAATCAGTTCTATTATTGATGACACACTTACATATGTCGGCTATGATATTGATGATCTTGCAGATAACGCCAGCTTTGAAGAAGTTATTTATCTTCTTTGGCACCAGCGTCTGCCAAAAGAGGACGAGCTTGCAGAGCTGAAAAAACAGCTTGCAGAGAATATGTCTGTTCCTCAAGAAGTACTTAATCATTTCAAAACGTATCCTATTGGGGAAGTACACCCAATGGCTGCACTGCGTACTGCAGTATCTCTACTTGGACTATACGATGAAAAAGCAGAAGATATGTCTGATGAAGCAAATTACGAAAAAGCGATTAAGCTTCAAGCGAAAATCGCTACACTCGTTACTTCATTCTCACGTATCCGTAAAGGCCTTGAGCCGGTTGCTCCAAAAGCTGAACTTGGCTATGCTGAAAACTTCCTATACATGCTTTCAGGAAAACAGCCTGAAGCAATTGCAATTGAAGCATTCGACAAAGCACTTGTCCTACATGCAGACCATGAGCTAAATGCATCTACATTCACAGCACGTGTTTGTGTAGCTACGCTTTCTGATATGTATTCAGGTGTGACAGCAGCGATTGGTGCACTTAAAGGACCACTTCACGGTGGCGCAAACGAACAAGTAATGAAAATGCTGATGGAAATCGGTTCAGAAGACAAAGTAGAAGCATATATCCGTGCAAAATTGGATAACAAAGAAAAAATCATGGGCTTCGGCCACCGTGTCTACCGTAAAGGTGATCCACGTGCGAAACATCTTCGTGAGATGTCTAAGCGTTTGACTGAACTTCGCGGCGAAGAGAAATGGTACAATATGTCCAATAAAATCGAAGAAATTGTTACCGGCGAAAAGAATTTGCCGCCGAACGTCGATTTCTATTCGGCTTCTGTCTATCATTCACTCGACATCGATCATGATTTATTCACGCCAATTTTCGCAGTATCTCGTATTTCGGGATGGATTGCACATATCCGTGAGCAATATGCGAACAATAGATTGATCCGTCCTCGTGCAGATTATACGGGACCGGGCATGCAAAAATACGTTCCAATTAAAGAACGATAAGAACGAAAATACATGGGGCAGCATAGATATATGCCGGCCCTCTGATTTTGAATTTGGGAGGAAATTATTCATGACTAACGGTGGAAAAATTACAGTAACTAATGGTGTTTTAAACGTTCCTGATCACGCAACAATTCCTTTTATTATCGGTGACGGTACTGGTCCGGATATTTGGCATTCGGCATCACGCGTACTTGAAGCAGCTGTTGATAAAGCTTACGACGGCAAGAAAAAGCTTGTGTGGAAAGAAGTTCTTGCAGGGGAAAAAGCATTCAACGAAACTGGCGAATGGCTTCCACAAGCAACACTAGACACAATCGATGAGTATTTGATCGCTATTAAAGGACCACTTACTACGCCAATTGGTGGCGGTTTCCGTTCATTGAACGTTGCGCTTCGCCAAGAATTGGATCTTTACACTTGCCTACGTCCAGTACGTTACTTTGAAGGTGTTCCTTCACCAGTTAAACGTCCTGAAGATTGCGATATGGTTATTTTCCGCGAAAATACGGAAGATATCTATGCAGGTATTGAATACAAAGAAGGTACACCTGAAGCGAAAAAAGTAATCGAATTCCTACAAAACGAAATGGGTGTTAAAAATATCCGCTTCCCAGAAACTTCTGGAATCGGTATCAAACCTATTTCTGAAGAAGGTACAAAACGTCTTGTACGT from the Sporosarcina psychrophila genome contains:
- the pyk gene encoding pyruvate kinase, translated to MRKTKIVCTIGPASESPELLEQLIEAGMNVARLNFSHGNHAEHKARIDSIRKVAREKGKVVGILLDTKGPEIRTHSMMNGKLELVTGQKIDISMTQVEGNNDVFSVSYDKLIEDVNEGSVILLDDGLIQLEVTGKDVARGLIHTLIINSGSLSNNKGVNIPGVSVQLPGMTEKDAEDILFGIREGVDFIAASFVRRASDVMEIRALLENNNGSNLQIIPKIENQEGVDNIDEILNVSDGLMVARGDLGVEIPPEEVPLVQKNLIEKCNQAGKPVITATQMLDSMQRNPRPTRAEASDVANAIFDGTDAIMLSGETAAGIYPVESVQTMDRIALTTEAAIDYRSVVSTRRREKHGNMTEAIGQAAAYTAINLKVKAVLAPTESGHTAKMIAKYRPGCPVIAVTSSEMCSRKLSLIWGVYPIVGKKASSIDEILQESVEESVKHQYVGHGDVVIITAGVPVGEAGTTNLMKIHVIGDLLARGQGIGKDVAYGRTVVAKNAAEALAYDTEGAILVTNASDRDMMPAIEKCAGLITEEGGLTSHGAIVGLSLGIPIIVGVENATELIQHGKEITMDAESGVIYNGHASVL
- a CDS encoding FxsA family protein, coding for MKWIVLTFIAVPAVELALLIYSGKTLGLLPTIAIIFITGIGGAYLAKRQGMKAWTELKMRMTAMETPGDALIDSVCILFGGLLLIMPGFITDLVGLLLLFKGPRNSIRPFIQNWIYNKMKKGQIVIR
- a CDS encoding AI-2E family transporter is translated as MPENRNKQQAFQSIFMKWLPAFLAGIILFTVPPAAIAIIIAYFTAPILSSVRSMTKLPLTIATLFVMTLMLFLISAFTFIAIHGLIDTVPTVERHIAPFTQNTDIPSKLFTFLEDKVVEYGHALLEYTLTIISTVFQQLFSLFIFLVAYFFALRESGKNRYWFLVYFPSTIRLPAKGMFTKSGKLIGTFVSVEARLFFLTFCIISIGFLLLRFESPIGNAFLISLADSLPFLGIGLFLLPMAAFFLYTNNFYIGISLILLYLFTMITRQMAESYMWASTFHLKPIHAFFITASSFYLFGLPGILLTPFLLFTALKVRQHPLFTG
- the citZ gene encoding citrate synthase, producing the protein MTSTKGLEGVVATQSAISSIIDDTLTYVGYDIDDLADNASFEEVIYLLWHQRLPKEDELAELKKQLAENMSVPQEVLNHFKTYPIGEVHPMAALRTAVSLLGLYDEKAEDMSDEANYEKAIKLQAKIATLVTSFSRIRKGLEPVAPKAELGYAENFLYMLSGKQPEAIAIEAFDKALVLHADHELNASTFTARVCVATLSDMYSGVTAAIGALKGPLHGGANEQVMKMLMEIGSEDKVEAYIRAKLDNKEKIMGFGHRVYRKGDPRAKHLREMSKRLTELRGEEKWYNMSNKIEEIVTGEKNLPPNVDFYSASVYHSLDIDHDLFTPIFAVSRISGWIAHIREQYANNRLIRPRADYTGPGMQKYVPIKER